One Desulfobulbus oligotrophicus DNA segment encodes these proteins:
- a CDS encoding methylated-DNA--[protein]-cysteine S-methyltransferase codes for MLSTTVLSTSLGQFTLQADTTGLCGLLFPDEAASPVSTSPVDITTHPLLMETGRQLLAYLDGRLHTFDLPLSIHGTPFQQQVWMQLCAIPYGHTMTYGQLAERIGNRNKARAVGGAAHANPLGIIIPCHRLIGAKGRLTGFGGGLPMKQTLLNLEQRFLFSGTGKKGCPKAEATS; via the coding sequence ATGTTGAGCACCACCGTTCTCTCCACTTCCCTTGGTCAATTCACCCTGCAGGCTGATACAACCGGTCTCTGTGGACTTCTGTTCCCCGATGAGGCAGCCTCCCCTGTCTCGACATCACCTGTTGATATCACAACCCATCCGCTTCTCATGGAAACCGGCCGGCAGCTTCTGGCATACCTGGACGGTCGCCTTCACACCTTCGACCTGCCGCTCTCCATTCATGGCACACCCTTTCAACAGCAGGTCTGGATGCAGCTCTGTGCCATACCTTACGGCCATACCATGACCTATGGGCAGCTGGCCGAGCGGATCGGGAACCGGAACAAGGCTCGGGCTGTTGGCGGTGCAGCCCACGCCAACCCGCTGGGCATCATCATCCCCTGTCACCGTCTGATCGGTGCCAAAGGCCGGTTGACCGGGTTTGGCGGCGGCCTGCCCATGAAACAGACCCTGCTTAATCTTGAACAGCGTTTTCTGTTTTCCGGCACCGGCAAAAAGGGTTGCCCAAAAGCTGAAGCCACGTCGTAA
- a CDS encoding penicillin-binding protein 1A: MSTKPSAQTEPPAQPPIFQGRQLNEHHLAGLLLTIAAVIIVLIGTVLAWFMGLPDIRSVDDYQPLVATLILDRNNRPIDALAKEFRILVPYRSLPPLLPQAFVAAEDRRFWEHEGLDGWSIARAAFNNLRSGRRSQGGSTITQQVTRALLLNREKTFLRKMAEAVLSFRLERLLTKEEILYIYLNEIYLGEGAYGVEAAARTYFGKRAAQLTLTEIAILAGLPQSPSTYSPIKQPEAARTRQRYVLNRMAEDGIITADTARSAYEQGIPLAGNWRKALNGYFGLYVRSQLLNTYTEADLYQKGLNVATTVDDQLQEQAARAIQAGAVTVAQRHPGDPIPQGALVTLDTGSGRIRAMIGGINFADNQYNRAVQANRQPGSAFKPILYAAALIHGISPKTIVSDTPITLNRGDGKSWQPHNDHRKYRGSISLAEALIQSSNVGAVRLIQKIGVQPVLTTAQQLGISAPLTPDLSLALGTAPVSLLELTAAYTAFANQGVYHAPVGITRVSQQAGQFTPWPQPPAKQVLAPETAHWLHTTLTQVIQRGTGRNAAGIHGASGKTGTTDNHIDAWFVGSAGDLTTGIWFGHDRGMPLGIGETGGQTAAPVWKQFMFNALH, translated from the coding sequence TTGTCCACCAAACCCTCAGCACAAACAGAACCTCCAGCCCAGCCACCGATCTTTCAGGGCCGGCAGCTGAACGAGCATCATCTGGCCGGGTTGCTGCTGACCATTGCCGCAGTGATCATAGTGCTGATCGGTACGGTACTGGCATGGTTCATGGGCCTGCCTGACATCCGTTCGGTAGACGACTATCAACCCCTGGTGGCAACGCTCATCCTTGACAGAAACAATCGTCCCATTGATGCCCTTGCCAAAGAGTTCCGGATCCTGGTTCCGTACCGCAGCCTCCCGCCCCTGCTCCCTCAGGCCTTTGTTGCGGCTGAAGATCGTCGTTTCTGGGAACATGAGGGACTGGACGGATGGTCGATTGCCCGAGCGGCGTTTAACAATCTCCGGTCCGGACGGCGCAGTCAGGGCGGTTCAACCATTACGCAGCAGGTGACAAGGGCCCTGTTGCTCAACCGGGAAAAGACGTTCCTGCGCAAAATGGCCGAAGCAGTGCTCTCCTTTCGGCTGGAGAGGCTACTGACAAAAGAAGAGATCTTGTATATCTACCTCAACGAGATCTACCTGGGTGAAGGCGCCTATGGGGTTGAAGCGGCGGCCCGTACCTACTTCGGCAAACGGGCGGCACAACTCACCCTGACAGAGATTGCAATTTTAGCGGGCCTGCCGCAATCGCCCAGCACCTATTCCCCGATAAAACAACCTGAGGCTGCCCGAACAAGGCAACGCTACGTACTCAACCGCATGGCTGAAGACGGTATCATCACCGCTGACACGGCCCGGAGCGCCTATGAACAGGGAATCCCCCTTGCCGGTAACTGGCGAAAGGCATTGAACGGTTATTTCGGGCTTTATGTGCGCAGTCAGCTGCTGAACACCTATACGGAAGCCGATCTTTATCAGAAGGGACTGAACGTGGCCACCACCGTTGATGACCAATTGCAGGAACAGGCTGCCCGGGCGATTCAGGCAGGGGCCGTTACAGTTGCCCAGCGACACCCCGGTGACCCCATACCCCAGGGTGCACTGGTGACACTTGACACCGGCAGCGGCCGGATCCGGGCCATGATCGGCGGGATAAACTTTGCAGACAACCAGTACAACCGGGCAGTCCAGGCAAACCGGCAGCCGGGATCGGCATTCAAACCGATCCTCTACGCCGCGGCGCTGATCCACGGCATTTCGCCCAAAACCATTGTCAGCGATACACCCATCACATTAAACAGAGGCGACGGTAAATCATGGCAGCCGCACAATGACCACCGAAAATATCGCGGCTCCATCTCACTTGCCGAAGCACTCATTCAGTCCAGCAATGTAGGGGCTGTCCGTCTCATACAGAAGATCGGCGTACAGCCGGTTCTTACAACTGCTCAACAACTGGGCATCAGTGCCCCCCTGACCCCTGACCTCAGTCTGGCTCTCGGTACCGCCCCGGTTTCCCTGCTCGAACTCACCGCCGCGTACACCGCTTTTGCCAATCAGGGAGTCTACCATGCGCCGGTGGGTATCACCCGGGTCAGTCAACAGGCAGGGCAGTTCACCCCCTGGCCGCAACCGCCGGCAAAACAGGTTCTCGCACCGGAAACAGCCCACTGGCTGCACACCACGCTTACCCAGGTGATTCAGCGGGGTACAGGAAGAAATGCGGCTGGAATACATGGGGCCAGCGGCAAGACCGGAACCACTGACAACCATATTGATGCCTGGTTTGTCGGCTCGGCCGGTGATCTCACCACCGGCATCTGGTTTGGTCACGATCGCGGCATGCCGCTTGGTATCGGCGAAACCGGGGGCCAGACAGCGGCTCCGGTATGGAAACAGTTCATGTTCAATGCTCTCCACTAA
- the mutL gene encoding DNA mismatch repair endonuclease MutL translates to MSHIRILADHIANQIAAGEVVERPASVIKELVENSLDANAAFVDIEVRQSGGFLRVTDDGDGMGSDDVLLCIERHATSKIRDEKQLSALSTLGFRGEALPSIASVSWMVILSRQQDQELGTRAEIRHGVLRSVHQDGCPRGTTVEVRHLFGNVPARRKFLKSVRTEMYHVEEVVRNLALAHQHVGFTLKIEGRTVLNLLPDTDVELRVREIFQYQGPLLPIPPQPADAESTMAVEGYLLLPETAPAGRAQLRLLVNGRPVQDGMLRHAVNEGLQGFLMKGYRPAGVLLLTIAPDQVDVNVHPAKREVRFRQANVVHGMVAGQVRRAMNDYQQQLRTSLFSRPGPSSDQEAVERSESINILLPSFSQLTTAEPGTAPCLAVSPPQARVEHQTSETAAQETVQISSEPTGSYGGLTLIGQLFSLYLLCEKDGRFIVIDQHAAHERLLYGKLLQEFLAARVPQQSLLFPVTIELTPVQAETLEEHVDEVAALGVAVEHFGGTTWLVKAVPALTSHIEPQGLLREILDALRGPMRQEDGRPVPPAIDELLASMACKAAIKAGNRLQPVEMLKLLAQMEEGTIFSHCPHGRPVLKTFTAQEVERWFHRHGG, encoded by the coding sequence TTGTCACACATACGAATTCTTGCAGATCATATAGCCAATCAGATCGCAGCCGGTGAGGTGGTGGAGCGACCGGCTTCGGTGATCAAAGAACTGGTGGAAAACAGCCTGGATGCCAATGCCGCCTTTGTTGATATTGAGGTGAGGCAGTCGGGAGGTTTTCTGCGAGTCACCGATGACGGTGACGGCATGGGCAGCGATGATGTCCTGTTGTGTATTGAGCGTCATGCCACCTCCAAGATCCGCGATGAGAAGCAGTTGAGCGCTCTGTCCACCCTGGGTTTTCGGGGTGAGGCCCTGCCGAGTATTGCATCGGTCTCATGGATGGTCATTCTTTCCCGGCAGCAGGACCAGGAGCTGGGGACCAGAGCCGAGATCCGCCATGGTGTCCTGCGGAGTGTTCACCAGGATGGATGTCCCCGGGGCACGACAGTTGAAGTGCGACATCTGTTTGGGAATGTGCCGGCTCGCAGGAAGTTTCTCAAGTCTGTGCGCACTGAAATGTATCATGTTGAAGAGGTGGTGCGCAATCTGGCCCTGGCACATCAGCATGTCGGCTTTACGTTGAAGATTGAAGGTCGAACCGTACTCAATCTCCTGCCGGATACCGATGTGGAGCTGCGAGTACGTGAGATCTTTCAGTACCAGGGACCGCTGTTGCCGATACCCCCGCAGCCGGCTGATGCAGAGAGCACCATGGCGGTGGAGGGCTACCTGTTGCTGCCTGAGACAGCCCCTGCCGGCCGTGCCCAGCTCCGACTTCTGGTGAACGGCCGACCCGTGCAGGATGGCATGCTTCGTCATGCTGTCAATGAAGGTCTGCAGGGCTTTCTGATGAAAGGGTATCGACCGGCCGGAGTTTTGTTGCTTACCATTGCACCTGACCAGGTTGACGTGAACGTTCATCCTGCCAAACGGGAGGTCCGTTTTCGTCAGGCAAATGTTGTCCATGGCATGGTTGCCGGTCAGGTGCGCCGTGCGATGAATGACTATCAGCAGCAACTGCGCACCAGTCTGTTTAGCCGTCCGGGTCCATCGTCGGATCAAGAGGCTGTTGAGCGTTCGGAATCTATCAATATCCTGTTGCCGTCATTTTCACAGCTCACCACCGCCGAGCCGGGTACTGCCCCATGTCTTGCCGTTTCGCCGCCACAGGCAAGGGTAGAGCATCAGACCAGCGAAACTGCTGCGCAGGAGACAGTACAGATCAGCTCTGAACCAACGGGTAGCTATGGAGGGCTCACGCTCATCGGGCAGCTGTTTTCGCTCTATCTTCTCTGTGAAAAAGACGGCCGGTTTATAGTGATCGATCAGCACGCTGCCCATGAACGGCTACTCTACGGGAAGTTGTTACAGGAGTTTCTGGCAGCACGTGTCCCGCAACAGAGCCTGCTGTTTCCGGTGACTATTGAGTTAACCCCTGTGCAGGCAGAGACTCTGGAGGAGCATGTGGATGAGGTTGCTGCCCTTGGGGTAGCGGTGGAGCACTTTGGCGGGACCACCTGGCTTGTCAAGGCAGTGCCGGCTTTAACCAGCCATATTGAGCCGCAGGGACTGCTGCGGGAAATCCTTGATGCCCTGCGTGGACCCATGCGGCAGGAGGATGGCCGACCGGTGCCGCCGGCAATTGATGAGCTGCTGGCCTCCATGGCCTGTAAGGCGGCAATCAAGGCGGGTAACCGGCTCCAGCCTGTAGAGATGCTCAAGTTGCTGGCCCAAATGGAAGAGGGGACGATCTTTTCGCATTGTCCCCATGGTCGTCCGGTACTGAAAACGTTTACTGCCCAGGAGGTGGAACGCTGGTTCCATCGTCATGGCGGGTAA
- a CDS encoding ATP-binding protein → MGHLAGKDLYRRLGARLDQAPIRTPWTPVFAQLLRSLYTPAEAELIIRLPYRPATLGRIAAITGTDERALQKILEALCKKGLVLDIWDGHEYRYLVSPLVIGFFEFTMMRTGPDLPREQWAELFQAYMFGDTAFVAANFGDQQQISIMRSLPHEAALDEYVEILDYEKASAIIDEQNEFSLGLCSCRHEKHHLGHAPCRTPMATCTSMGSGAAFMIRNGFARAIDKSEMREILARSQEQGLTLSTDNVRRDIGFICHCCGCCCNLLQGVRETGYPGILVTSSCIAAVDSDTCTGCGLCAKACPVEAIDLIESAETTAASAPRRKAHIRSICLGCGVCALRCPTGALRLHPRPQQVLHPEDTFERVILQALERDTLQTLLFDNPNSRSQAFMRALVGGFLRLSPVKRALLSDRLRSRFLTVLRRAAA, encoded by the coding sequence ATGGGACATCTTGCAGGCAAAGATCTGTATCGCCGTCTGGGTGCGCGCCTTGACCAGGCACCGATCCGTACCCCGTGGACACCTGTTTTTGCACAACTGCTGCGTTCGCTCTACACACCGGCTGAGGCTGAACTGATCATCCGTCTCCCTTACCGGCCTGCCACCCTTGGCCGTATCGCCGCCATCACCGGAACAGATGAGCGTGCCCTGCAAAAGATACTGGAGGCGCTCTGCAAAAAAGGACTGGTGCTCGATATCTGGGACGGTCACGAGTACCGCTACCTGGTCAGCCCCCTGGTGATCGGATTTTTTGAATTCACCATGATGCGTACCGGCCCTGATCTGCCCAGAGAACAGTGGGCCGAGCTGTTTCAGGCGTACATGTTTGGAGATACCGCCTTTGTTGCCGCCAACTTCGGCGACCAGCAACAGATCTCCATCATGCGCTCCCTACCCCATGAGGCTGCCCTTGACGAGTATGTTGAGATCCTTGATTATGAGAAGGCTTCGGCCATTATCGATGAGCAGAACGAATTTTCCCTGGGCCTTTGTTCCTGTCGCCATGAAAAACACCATCTCGGCCATGCACCCTGCCGGACACCGATGGCAACCTGCACCTCCATGGGGTCTGGCGCTGCGTTCATGATCAGAAACGGTTTTGCCAGAGCCATCGACAAGAGTGAGATGCGGGAAATTCTGGCACGATCACAGGAACAGGGGTTGACCCTGTCCACAGACAATGTACGCCGGGATATCGGTTTTATCTGCCACTGCTGCGGCTGTTGCTGCAACCTGCTGCAGGGCGTGCGAGAAACCGGTTACCCGGGTATTCTGGTGACATCAAGCTGCATTGCTGCAGTGGACAGTGACACCTGCACCGGTTGTGGTCTATGCGCCAAGGCCTGCCCGGTGGAGGCCATCGACCTGATTGAATCTGCAGAGACGACTGCCGCATCCGCTCCCAGACGAAAGGCACACATCAGGTCCATCTGCCTGGGCTGTGGTGTGTGTGCCCTGCGCTGTCCCACCGGTGCTCTCCGTCTCCACCCACGGCCCCAGCAGGTCCTGCATCCGGAGGACACCTTTGAACGGGTCATCCTCCAGGCCCTGGAACGTGACACACTGCAGACTCTGCTTTTCGACAATCCGAACAGTCGATCACAGGCCTTCATGCGTGCCCTGGTCGGCGGCTTCCTCCGGCTCTCTCCGGTCAAACGTGCTCTGCTCAGCGATCGTCTCCGTTCACGTTTTTTAACGGTCCTGCGGCGGGCAGCAGCCTAG
- a CDS encoding PAS domain-containing protein has protein sequence MCFFSLSVSRLLPAVYDLVAMQLKVILFKEIMLKERQSMCLFLAIRSAAVQMFVLCIFLMLMLFLQSPLSASIAGDPAQHGLRVVMDNNYPPYSFVNSNGQVAGILVDQWRLWQDKTGVRVEIVAVDRQAALKGIQAGEYDVLDTVFTTKEQKTWYDLGQAHARIDVVACFTPEIRTITTVESLQGFAVALKQDDAAVNLLRDHDVNNLVLFDGYGKIVQAAKDHKINVFVGDGPPLLYYLHKYGLQNDFKVSAPLTAGAFHRAVRKGNTGVLSTVETGFALLTSEELVHIDRKWSEPSLFDRFSLSSFLIGFGSLGLVLALFFLRNRSLLPIVRQQRPEPEKSGETLTESEVRYRELAEQALQREQGRLNFVLDGLRLGFWEWNVQTDETVFSPLWAELIGYELEELLPMDHPSWERIVHPDDADRVREALSAYVEGRAPAYDCEYRMRHKDGHWVWILDRARIFTRDGSGKPMWLFGVHADITPARRAGETMLADSGLLAQFIRNSPIYAYINEVSPTESRCLKASDNFQDLLGIPLADIPGKTMTELFEPPLADQITAENWQVISLRKTMQSTDVWKERTYSTIKFPIVQGERRLLGGYTIDITDIIQTEAALRESEATFRNIVQASPIGIHLYRLNADEGFVLFGANPAADRIIGINSSQYFGMTMEEIFPILRGTDCPDHYRKVARSGETWQGEYVLKADGRIDRAFEVHVFQITQGKAAVLFNEISARKQAEAERERLQEQLIQAQKMESVGRLAGGVAHDFNNMLSAILGHCELAMGKLSAQHPLFSNLQHIRTAAERSADLTRQLLAFARRQPIAPKVLDINTTVAGMLQMLERLIGEDIHLVWQPGNVGQVRIDPSQLDQILINLCVNARDAIRDTGTVTIETKTVTIDQQQDGNHCEAVPGAYIMLSVSDDGYGMDAAALSHLFEPFYTTKEIGKGTGLGLAMVYGIVQQNKGLITVESEPGQGTALQIYLPCHEACAGQPVEDAVNQVAVTTGNETVLVVEDEPMILEVTTTMLESLGYTVLPMPGPVEAIRCVHEYSGTIHLMLTDVIMPKMNGRLLAERLQTLIPGLRCVFMSGYTADVIAYHGVLDEGMHFIQKPFTVQVLAGKIREVLAH, from the coding sequence ATGTGTTTTTTTAGCCTGAGCGTATCACGTCTGCTGCCGGCAGTTTATGACCTGGTCGCCATGCAGCTCAAGGTGATTCTTTTTAAAGAGATCATGTTAAAGGAGAGGCAGTCTATGTGCCTTTTTTTAGCGATACGATCTGCAGCAGTGCAGATGTTTGTGTTGTGCATCTTCCTGATGCTGATGCTGTTTCTGCAGTCGCCGCTCTCTGCCTCCATTGCCGGTGACCCGGCACAACATGGGCTGAGAGTGGTCATGGACAACAACTATCCTCCTTACAGCTTTGTCAACAGCAACGGGCAGGTTGCAGGCATACTGGTTGATCAGTGGCGGTTGTGGCAGGACAAGACCGGTGTCCGGGTGGAAATAGTTGCAGTGGACCGGCAGGCTGCCCTTAAAGGTATACAGGCAGGCGAGTACGATGTTCTGGATACTGTTTTTACAACCAAGGAACAGAAGACCTGGTATGACCTTGGTCAGGCCCATGCCCGTATAGACGTAGTCGCCTGTTTTACCCCGGAGATACGTACCATCACCACCGTTGAATCGCTCCAGGGATTTGCCGTTGCTCTGAAACAGGACGATGCTGCCGTTAACCTCTTACGCGACCACGATGTCAACAACCTGGTGTTGTTTGACGGGTATGGGAAAATAGTTCAGGCAGCTAAAGATCACAAGATCAATGTCTTTGTCGGTGATGGTCCGCCGCTTCTCTATTACCTGCATAAGTACGGCCTGCAGAACGATTTCAAGGTGTCGGCACCGCTGACTGCCGGTGCATTTCATCGCGCCGTGCGCAAAGGTAACACCGGGGTGCTCAGCACAGTTGAGACAGGGTTTGCTTTGCTCACCTCGGAGGAGCTGGTGCATATCGATAGAAAATGGTCGGAGCCATCCCTTTTTGACAGGTTTTCGCTCTCGTCTTTTCTGATAGGTTTCGGAAGCCTTGGTTTGGTACTGGCTCTGTTTTTCCTTCGAAACCGATCGCTGCTGCCGATCGTGCGTCAACAGAGACCTGAGCCGGAGAAAAGTGGAGAAACGCTGACAGAAAGTGAGGTCCGGTACCGTGAGTTGGCTGAACAGGCCCTGCAACGTGAACAGGGTCGTCTGAACTTTGTTCTTGACGGCTTACGGCTCGGGTTCTGGGAATGGAATGTGCAAACCGATGAAACCGTGTTCAGTCCGCTCTGGGCAGAACTGATCGGCTATGAGCTTGAGGAACTGCTACCGATGGACCATCCTTCCTGGGAAAGGATAGTCCATCCCGATGATGCTGATCGTGTTCGAGAGGCTCTGTCCGCCTATGTGGAGGGACGGGCACCTGCCTATGACTGTGAATATCGGATGCGTCATAAAGACGGGCACTGGGTGTGGATCCTGGATCGTGCCCGGATCTTCACCCGCGACGGCAGCGGCAAGCCGATGTGGCTTTTCGGTGTTCATGCCGATATAACCCCGGCCAGGCGGGCCGGCGAGACCATGCTGGCTGACAGCGGACTGCTGGCACAGTTTATCAGAAATTCACCGATTTATGCCTACATCAATGAGGTGAGCCCCACGGAAAGCCGGTGTCTCAAGGCCAGCGACAACTTTCAGGATCTGCTGGGAATCCCTCTTGCCGACATACCGGGAAAAACCATGACCGAGCTTTTTGAACCTCCGCTGGCAGATCAGATCACGGCGGAAAACTGGCAGGTCATTTCTCTGCGAAAAACCATGCAGTCGACAGATGTGTGGAAAGAGCGAACATACTCGACTATCAAGTTTCCCATTGTTCAAGGAGAACGAAGACTCCTTGGCGGGTATACCATCGATATCACGGATATTATTCAGACCGAAGCAGCTCTGCGGGAGAGTGAGGCCACCTTCCGTAACATTGTCCAGGCATCACCGATAGGTATCCATCTCTACCGGTTAAATGCAGATGAGGGGTTTGTCCTTTTTGGAGCCAATCCGGCGGCGGATCGAATCATCGGGATAAACAGCAGTCAGTATTTCGGCATGACCATGGAAGAGATCTTTCCCATCCTTCGCGGCACTGATTGTCCCGATCACTACCGCAAGGTGGCCCGTTCCGGCGAAACCTGGCAGGGTGAGTACGTGTTGAAGGCTGATGGTCGGATTGACAGAGCTTTTGAAGTACATGTCTTTCAGATTACTCAGGGCAAGGCAGCCGTGCTGTTTAATGAGATCAGTGCCCGTAAACAGGCGGAGGCGGAGCGGGAACGACTGCAGGAACAGTTGATTCAGGCTCAGAAGATGGAGTCAGTGGGACGATTGGCAGGTGGGGTTGCCCATGATTTTAACAACATGCTCAGCGCCATTCTCGGGCACTGTGAACTGGCAATGGGCAAGTTATCTGCACAACACCCACTTTTCAGTAACCTGCAGCACATCCGGACCGCGGCGGAACGTTCTGCCGATCTGACACGGCAGCTTTTAGCCTTTGCCCGAAGACAGCCGATTGCACCAAAGGTGCTTGATATCAACACAACTGTAGCCGGGATGTTGCAGATGCTGGAGCGGCTCATCGGTGAAGATATTCATCTGGTCTGGCAACCGGGCAATGTCGGGCAGGTGCGTATTGATCCCTCGCAGCTTGATCAGATCCTGATCAATCTCTGTGTCAATGCCCGTGACGCTATCCGCGATACAGGTACAGTCACCATTGAGACGAAAACGGTTACCATTGATCAGCAGCAGGACGGCAATCATTGCGAGGCTGTTCCGGGTGCCTACATCATGTTATCCGTCAGTGATGATGGGTACGGTATGGATGCGGCCGCGTTGTCCCACCTGTTTGAGCCCTTTTATACCACCAAGGAGATCGGCAAGGGAACCGGTCTCGGACTGGCGATGGTGTACGGTATTGTTCAGCAGAACAAGGGGTTGATCACCGTTGAGAGCGAGCCCGGACAGGGAACAGCGCTGCAGATTTACCTGCCCTGTCATGAAGCCTGTGCAGGTCAGCCTGTTGAAGATGCCGTCAATCAGGTTGCTGTCACCACTGGTAATGAAACCGTGCTGGTGGTTGAAGATGAGCCCATGATTCTTGAAGTCACCACCACCATGCTGGAGAGCCTTGGCTATACGGTTCTACCGATGCCTGGCCCGGTGGAGGCCATCCGGTGCGTTCATGAGTACTCTGGAACGATCCACCTGATGCTGACGGATGTGATCATGCCGAAGATGAACGGTCGTCTGCTGGCCGAGCGTTTGCAAACCCTGATTCCAGGGCTGCGTTGCGTGTTCATGTCCGGGTATACCGCCGATGTAATCGCCTATCACGGTGTGCTGGATGAGGGCATGCATTTTATCCAGAAGCCGTTCACCGTACAGGTCCTTGCCGGCAAGATCAGAGAGGTTCTGGCACACTAG
- a CDS encoding sulfite exporter TauE/SafE family protein yields the protein MTVYLLSCLIFLLAGLIQGLTGFGGGLVAIPLLCLIMDVKEAVPLSILSGLAITTVMAWELRHAMDRRKILPMLIGSLPGIFAGAFLLKAADPLLINRLIGVLLIAISVINLTFKPRPINPSTLWGYIAGFFSGTISASVGAGGPPVIIYTTLTDWKKDEIKGALTGFFLLNGYATAAVHAATGIITRITWSVFAATLVFILIGTYLGSAISGRINRRTYLLVVYILLMGLGILMLIR from the coding sequence ATGACCGTTTATCTGCTCTCCTGTCTTATCTTTCTCCTTGCCGGTTTAATCCAGGGCCTGACCGGATTTGGCGGCGGCCTGGTCGCCATTCCGCTGCTCTGCCTGATCATGGATGTCAAGGAGGCTGTTCCGCTTTCTATCCTCAGCGGTCTGGCCATCACCACTGTCATGGCCTGGGAACTTCGCCATGCCATGGACCGGCGAAAAATCCTCCCCATGCTTATCGGTTCACTGCCGGGCATTTTTGCCGGTGCCTTCCTGCTGAAAGCGGCGGATCCGCTGCTGATCAACCGGCTGATAGGGGTGTTGTTGATCGCTATCAGCGTCATCAACCTGACCTTTAAGCCACGTCCCATCAACCCGTCAACCCTCTGGGGATATATCGCCGGTTTTTTCTCCGGTACGATCTCGGCCTCCGTGGGTGCCGGCGGTCCACCGGTCATTATCTACACAACCCTGACAGACTGGAAAAAAGACGAGATCAAAGGCGCTTTAACAGGTTTTTTCCTCCTCAACGGCTATGCCACCGCTGCGGTTCATGCCGCCACCGGCATTATCACCCGCATCACATGGTCGGTATTCGCCGCCACCCTGGTGTTCATACTTATCGGCACCTATCTGGGCTCAGCCATCAGTGGTCGCATCAACCGTCGTACCTATCTGCTGGTTGTCTATATACTGCTGATGGGGCTCGGTATCCTCATGCTGATACGGTGA
- a CDS encoding amidohydrolase family protein, with the protein MDAARIIDSHIHCGIQCSHLPFEGIAPLLDQAGITDACLFAPVEDIYDRDDFHFEDTAEWRRIRCAANHYLLDLADRGESIFPYLFVWNDFALEELQRPYRGIKWHRHTDEPEYHYDDPRCAAILAEITRRQLPVVLEESYANTLRFIRKLAPEAVIIIPHLGALNGSYRALEQTGIWKLDNVYADSALATTGEMRHFLEHYGPDKLLFGSDFPFGDPGHELRKITRLGLSPEDFNKVVCGNILGLFDAAEGP; encoded by the coding sequence ATGGATGCAGCCCGGATCATTGACAGTCATATTCACTGCGGCATACAGTGTTCTCACCTGCCATTTGAGGGTATTGCCCCGCTGCTTGATCAGGCCGGTATTACCGATGCCTGCCTCTTTGCACCGGTTGAGGACATCTACGACCGTGACGATTTCCACTTTGAAGATACCGCTGAATGGCGCCGGATTCGCTGTGCGGCGAATCACTACCTTCTTGACCTGGCCGACCGGGGAGAGTCGATTTTTCCCTATCTTTTTGTCTGGAATGATTTTGCACTTGAGGAGTTGCAGCGCCCCTATCGCGGCATCAAATGGCATCGTCATACGGATGAGCCGGAGTACCATTACGATGATCCCCGCTGTGCAGCCATACTCGCAGAAATTACCAGACGACAACTGCCGGTAGTGCTGGAGGAGAGTTATGCCAACACCCTGCGCTTTATCAGAAAACTGGCACCTGAAGCGGTGATTATTATTCCGCACCTCGGGGCACTCAACGGTTCGTACCGGGCGCTTGAACAGACGGGAATCTGGAAACTGGACAATGTGTATGCAGACTCCGCCCTGGCCACAACCGGCGAGATGCGCCACTTTCTTGAACACTACGGCCCGGACAAGCTGCTGTTTGGCAGTGACTTTCCCTTTGGGGATCCAGGACATGAACTGCGCAAGATCACACGACTGGGACTGTCGCCCGAAGATTTCAACAAGGTGGTCTGCGGAAATATTTTAGGCCTGTTTGATGCTGCCGAAGGCCCCTGA